From a region of the Candidatus Manganitrophaceae bacterium genome:
- a CDS encoding D-glycerate dehydrogenase: MSLPHIFLTRTLPEPVMEKLGSCFDLHVHGFDRPISRRQLLKGVKSADGIISMLSDAIDREVIASAPRLQIVSNYAVGYNNVDLKAAAERNIPVTNTPGVLTETTADLAWSLLMAVARRIPEADQMVRSGKWHGWAPTELLGSDIYGKTLGIIGMGRIGQAMARRAAGFSMKVLYTQRHRLSAREEKALHVEYLSLMRLLKISDYVSLHLPLTDASTHLINEKAFRTMKASAFLINTSRGLIVDEQALVQALRDKRIAGAGLDVFEEEPRLAPRLRQLRNVVMAPHIGSASTETRVRMGFIVLENLSACFSGQSPPNMINCL, from the coding sequence ATGAGCTTACCGCACATTTTTCTGACACGCACCCTACCCGAACCGGTTATGGAAAAGCTGGGCTCTTGCTTCGATCTCCATGTCCACGGTTTTGACCGCCCGATCTCGCGGCGGCAGCTCCTCAAGGGGGTGAAATCTGCAGACGGGATCATCAGCATGTTGAGCGATGCGATTGACCGTGAGGTGATTGCATCTGCCCCCCGATTGCAGATCGTTTCCAACTATGCCGTGGGTTACAACAATGTTGATCTCAAGGCGGCGGCTGAGAGAAACATTCCGGTCACCAATACCCCAGGTGTCCTCACTGAGACGACGGCGGATCTGGCCTGGTCGCTTCTTATGGCGGTCGCCCGGCGGATTCCGGAGGCCGATCAGATGGTTCGGTCTGGAAAGTGGCACGGCTGGGCGCCGACTGAACTTCTTGGAAGTGACATTTATGGAAAAACACTCGGAATTATCGGGATGGGACGGATCGGTCAGGCGATGGCCCGCCGTGCGGCTGGATTTTCGATGAAAGTTCTGTACACCCAGCGACACCGTCTTTCCGCCAGGGAGGAAAAGGCTCTCCATGTCGAGTATCTTTCCCTGATGCGTCTCCTGAAAATATCGGACTATGTCTCCCTTCATCTCCCTTTAACGGACGCATCCACTCACCTAATTAATGAGAAGGCGTTCCGGACAATGAAAGCGAGCGCCTTCCTGATCAATACCTCGCGGGGACTGATCGTAGACGAGCAGGCCCTGGTTCAGGCCCTGCGTGACAAACGGATTGCCGGTGCGGGACTCGATGTTTTTGAAGAGGAACCCCGACTCGCACCCCGGTTACGACAGCTTAGAAATGTTGTGATGGCCCCCCATATCGGCTCCGCTTCTACGGAGACCCGGGTTCGAATGGGTTTCATTGTTCTTGAAAATCTCTCCGCCTGTTTTTCAGGGCAATCCCCTCCCAATATGATAAACTGCCTGTAA